The segment tgtcatagctccttTGGAGCAAACAGAGTGAGGACAATTGACACCAGTCGAGGATCTGGTCCCACATTTTAGCACATGCGATAACAAACCCTGGAGTGTCATAGGGCAAAATATTCTATTTGGTTCAATTTATGGAGCTTCCTCTCCGTATTGTTTTTTGGGATAATAATAGCACTTCAAAGAAGTTACCAACATCTGGCACATTTTTTCTGCAAGAAACACAGACCAAAGCCACACTCTTTacataaaggaaacaaaaataattgttaGCTATTTATGTTATGGATATGGTTCACATCTGGATTCGCTACAGGAGTGCAATCTAAacccaactcctgttgaagtccaCCATTGACTTCCAGGGGAACAGGGACCCTGGTAATGGGCTCCTCAAATGAGAATCCCCCCATACTGGGAATTGGCCCTCCAAACTCTTTTCAAGTTTCTTGCTTCTGATTCCATCAGTGGAAAGGAAAACAGAATCTGGATCAACATTTACATCTTCCTGTAACTTTAATGAAACATTTCTCCCTTAGGATCTCTGTTAACGAGACAGTTAGAATACAGAGGTCTATAGCCATAAAGACaacctgcaaagaaaaaaaaattgagcttgtgtcatttctttctttttttatgctGTATGAAGAAGGCCTTtgagtttgtttttgttctggagaagtgggggcagggagggagatttTCTATTGCTTTTAACCATTAAAAACGGGAACACTAGTGCAATTACCACAACAAGAAACAAGAGAGCGAAAGACGAGTCACTGAGACAGGAAGGTATTTTTAGTCATTCTATTAAGAACTTTGTTTACTTTTAATACTCAAGTCCAACACCCAATACACACCTTGTCAGTTAAGGTGAAGGAGCTCATAATATATATCTATCAAGACCCCTCCCCCATGTGAAGCTCTCCAGCAAAACCAGATTTGATAGATCTTCTATTTCCATGGTAAAATGCAAGCAGAAAAAAACCTGGAGGTTAGGTGGCAGGGGGAAGACTCAAGAAACCTTTCAGGTCCTTAAACAttataaaaaccaaaaatggACACAAGTGGAACTAAAAAAATCCTTTGCAGGTTGCCTTTCAAATAGGCATACGGTTGCAAAAAGTACTGttattttcttctgtttcatCTGACTGTCCTAAATTATAGTGCAAGATTCAAGCACCAGGACCACAAATGTTATACTAGAAAGTGGCAAGGAATTAATCTATCTTCAGAGTTTTCTACAGACTCATCCTGGTTGTATCTAAGCCCTGTCACTGCAATGCTTGGGGAAAAGAGTATATTTCCACTTGCTGCATGCATACATTACTCCCATTAAGTGTACTGGGATAATGTGTCTGCTTTGGATGAATATACACTCTGCTGTCTCTGGATATTGCAGTTTCCATTTATGCAAAGTCATGCAATAAACCCAAGAGAGATCTGAAGACGGCAGCCAGAAAACCATATAGAAATAAAACTAACCTGACCCTACACCACATCTCTTATTATGCCAGATATTTAACTTCAGGCTCTTACCTGGAGCAGTTTTGTAAGCCACCGTTCTGGTGGGCAGTGGAGGTGCGCTCTTTGCGATGGGACTCTGTGCCATCTGTAGACCTTGCCTCTGTCTCTTCAATTCCTCCTCTCGTTCCTGGGCTGCTCTGATCTCTTCTTCTATCATGGACAAAGTCCGCTGTTTTCTTGACCTTAGCTTAAAAGGACCCATGGTCACCTCGGGCTCTTGTGTAGCCAGGATGGAAGCAGTGCTTCTAAGCTCGGCTGCCTCAGAGTACTTGCTAAAATAGCTGACCTCCTGCCTGTTTTCCTCCACGATGAATGGCTGGCTGGTGGGGGATACAGAAGATTGCTGTGACGTCTTCCCTTCCCTGAGTCCTGAGTCTTCATTTCTTGAAGTCTTTGGTATTGTATCCTTTTTTTCTTGAACAGGAGAAGACACCTGAGGTGGCTCAAACGTTGTGCTCTGCTCCTTCTCACAACATGGCGCTGTGCTGACTTCTTCCTGGTCTTTGACAGAGTTCTTCTGCTCCGCTTTGTCTGTCGCTGGTTTAGAGCCTGTTTTGTCAGCTTGCTCAGCTATGGCTTGTTGAATTGCATTTTGAACTAGTAGGCCAGCGTGGTAGTCCAGCTGGTCATCAACCAGCATGGAGTCTAGCAATGTGGAGGAAGGGGAATAAAAGCCATGGTCACTAAATGACTTGGAAACACCTACCCGGCACTCTGAGGGGGTGTCCGTTTGGGGGGTCTGGGGTAGAGAGAAATCGGCAAGTGAATTTTCTTGGAGGGGATTCATAGTCTCATTAGAAGCACCACTGTCACTGATATTATCCATGCTGAAATCATTGGACAGTGTTTCCAAGACTGTGGTATCCTGAGATCTCACCGACAATTCATCCAAACCAGAGTCCAGCTCCTCTGGAGGAGAAGACACATTGACCGACCTCGAAAACTGATCTAAAATGCCAGGGTCATCGTCCTTCACCACCATGAAGACTGCTCTCGCACTCATGAATTCACTGTCATCTGCCCACAATTTTGTGGTCTGTCCAGTCTTTGAGGTATCACTGTAAGACAATTCTCTTACTGGGTCAGTTGGACTACTTTGAATATTTCTAGGATGACCCTCTGAGACACAGGAGACCTTCTGAGCTTTTACAATGGTTATATCATTATTCTCAAGCGGCACAGAAGCAGGTCTTGTCATGGAAACTGTTGGTCTGTCTACTTGCGATGGGCCAATGGGTTTGTAGAAGGGCTTGACAGAGAACATTCTGGGTGCCCCTGATCTCTTTGGTGCAATCTGGCTGTTAGCCTGACCTGAATTTTCCATTAACTGAAACTGTTTCCTGGCCGCTGAAAAATCTATCTGTTCTGTGACAATATCTTCTTTTTTAACACAGCCTGGCTCAGGAGGCACAAAGGAATAGGCCACCTGTTTTGGCGACGTTGGTGTTGTGCCttgttgctgctgcctctccttgcgTTCCTTGTACTTCTTGTGGGACTCTAGATGTTCTTCATCTAACTGCTCCTCCAGTGTCTTTTCTTGGGGTGGGTTCCACCATTTGGCTGCGATGCCAGGATTTTTCTTTACCGCTTGGCTTTTAATAAGCTCCCTTCTTTCCTTTTCAAGTTCAATAATTTCCTCTGATGGCCTCACTTTCCGGACGCTGTACTTCTCCTTCTCGTTATCATCATCGAAGAGCTTGGATGGCTTCTTTTCTTCCTGGAAGGCTCGCAGTTCAAACTTAGCCTCTTTCTTAATAGTAGTTAAGGTTAGTTCTCCATCCTTGGAGGATCTTCTGGAACTTGCTGAGGAACTTGGACTCGCCGGCATTTTTAGATTGCCACAAAGCTCCTCTTTCTGTCCATCTGAAGAATGGCCATTAGGTTTCAGCTTCTCAGCCATTACATTGGTTTCATTCGGTTCAGTGACTGGGGATGCTTGCCTGCCAGCTATTATGATGTCCTTTTCATTGGGTACTGACTCACTGTTAACATGAACAGATGGACCAGAGGCATCCACAATGATTGCACTTGGCTCAGGGGAGCATGTCCCATTGAAGGGGTTATCTGCAGCAGAATCACAGCAGTTGGCCTCCAGCACTTCATCTAGATATCTGATCTCTTTAGCAACTTCACTGTCCAGGGATTCATGCCTGTCCTCAAGGCCATTGTGACTGGCAACAGGCGAAAAGAAGTGGGTTGGATTGTCTGCAGGTTGTGTTGAAGCCACCACAGTGATGTTTTTATGTTCCGAGACTGGGACTTCAATTTccattttctcttcctttgctGCAAGTACGCTAACAGGCTCCGGGAACTTGGCACAATTTCGGTCTTTGTCTTTTCTCAACCTGATGTCATCCTCAGGGATTCTGGACGATTTCTAAAAGGAAAGAGAACAAAACCATGGTAAAGTCCTATGAAGAGAGATTTTCTTTTATGCAGAAAGCCAAGAGCAAAAATAGTAAACACCATCTGGAAAGCAAATCCTAGTGTTTCCTAAAGTTAAGATTAAAGCAGCCATATGCAGTGAGGGAAGGAAAGACAAATCAATAATGCTTTTATACTAAAGAATATACATCTTATAATAACTTGGAAGAGATATTGCAGCAACAGCAAAACCGTCCTTTAAATATCTCCCATCTGGATACCATACACCCTTTCTGATCATTTTATACAAGCGCTCAAGATTTTCGCTGAAATTTTAGCTTTGGGCTTCCACGTCACCAAAGGCgtgacagatttttttaatgccAGCACTACCACTTAGCACTTAGTACTTTTCAGTTCATCCCTTGAAAGAGCTTTATAAGAATAAATTACCCCTGCGCAGTCGATTCCAGTTCCTAATTTACAGATACATACGTTAAAGCACAGAAAGGTcagatgacttgcccaagagtCACAGAGTGAGTAAGTAGCATAAGCTGACTTTAGAACTCAGAGCCTCTGCTTCCCAGTCCCCCAAACGATGTCCACTGGGTCAATTCTTGCCTGATACAATGCCACTGACTGCAACGAATGATTTTAAACAACATAATAAATACAGTTCCTATTCTGGAATGGGCCAGAGTCTGAATCTCTTCTTCAGGCAAGGATTCAACCTGAATttcatgggactactcacaggagTAAAGTTTTCAGGAACAGGCTTTGCTCATCTTTTAATTTTAGCAAATCAAGGGAGAATACATGAATTCCTAGATTTATTAAAACCCAGCAAAAAACAGTCGGTGTTATCAAAAGCAGGGTATTTTtgaaatcctttttttttaaagtacaggaATTTGGCAAATCATCATTGCAATCTGAAAACAGACTCAATCCTAAAGTGGCATTTCTGTTCACTCTGTCTAGAATATTACATACAGAAAAGTGACCTATTAGTCCCTTTGAGGAATCTGGCCTTTCCCCCCACTTGTGCTTTTGCAGAGTGGCTGCTGAGGCAATGGTTTCAAAAATCACTAATAAAACTGTAGACCACAGTGCAGATCCACAATGTTCCCTATTGTCAGCTCGCGAATCTCACTGCTACTGCTGTCATTTGTCATGTCTGCTATTGAGAAATACCCCAGCAGGAAGCTCTCAGCTAGAAACTCAAATACTGGTTTGCTTGGGGGCCCAAATAACGGCAACACATATAGGCTGGAGTGGGAGCTGCAGACAGCCGGCACTTTGCAGGACTGTGTCCTAAAATAATAGCTCTGTTTTTCAAGAACCTTTGAAGAGGTTTTGTTCACAACAGAAAGCAACAAATATATGAGCCAACAGCTGAAAGTCATGTAAATTTTAAAGTAACTGTCGAGTTTGGCGATCAGATATTTTCTGCTTTTTAACTGTATTTAAGtaggaaggaattttttaaaaagatcttttgtttgtttatttgttgtgCACAACCAAGTTGGACTGGTCTTACTTTCATTAGGTCTCAGTTCACTTTCTGAACCAATATACTAACCTAACAAAGattttaaactgaagtgtctaaaattcctttttaaaaacaattttattttgtacATGTTACAAATCTAAACTTGCGTCTATTGCTTTTGCTCAGTGTGACATAGTACTGGTATCCTAAATAGGGGTCTACTTAAATTGCGGAGAAATCACCTTTTCCGTAGGTTGGTCACGGCATAAATAGCAAATTTGGTGGATGTGTTCATACAGGATATTCCAGGCCACCCGTActtctgtcctgctgctggcagcaatgctaccttcagagctgggtgcccagccagcagccgccactttccagctgcccagctctaaaggcagcacagaagtaagggtggcaataccgcgaccCCCCTAaaacaatagccagatttcacggggggaggggagaacacacaccagatttcatggtccatgatgtgtttttcatggccatgaattgcTAGGGCCCGAATCATAAATGCTGATTTGCCTCAGATACAAAACGACATTAAAGAGGAGCAAATCCGGAAGCCCTGATGCAGGCAAAACTCTCAGATTTATACCAGGGGCGAGTAGGTTCGGTTGGAGCAGGATGCAGAATCCTCTGTTGGTGAATTCCTTCACCACAGGAAAATCCTCAGCTCCTGCCTTATAGCTGTTTTAAATCCCCTTTGCATCACTGCAGCAGCGCAAAGGAGACTTACAAGGGGATGAAGATCTGGACCTGACTCTTACCACAAAGAATCTAGGCAGCAGCACCAGTCTCTGGAACCCAATAAAGATGATTCCAAACTAACCATCTACCACATTTAACTATCAATGAACTATGGGAAAGTCTGGATCCAGAACCGAATTTTGTGGCCCTGGCCTATCTCTACTCAGGAACCAGTAGGGGACCCTTTTTCTAAAAGAAGTCCAATTTCTCTACTCCTTGTATCAGCACATATGGCACAGAACATTTCTACAACCAACAGGACTGACAGCTTTTCCAAAGCTATAACTCTAGCAATGACATTTGTATTAACTCATAACTTTTGTTTCGTCTTGTGTAACTATTACAGGTAAATTAACTTcctagtagggctgtcaagcaattgaAAAAAGGAATTaagattaatcatgctgttaaacaataacagactacaatttatttaaatatttgtggacgTTTTccacatttccaaatatattgatttcaattacaacacagaatacaaagtgtacagtgcgcactttatatttatttttgattacaaatatttacactgtaaaaaacaaaaatactatttttcaattcacctaatacaaataatatagtgcaatctctttatcatgaaagttgaacttagaaatgtagaattatgttcaaaaaaataactgcactcaaaaataaaacattgtaaaactttagagcctacaagtccactcagtcctacttcttgttcaactaatcaagtttgttcacatttgctggagataatgctgcctgcttcttgtttacaatgttacctaaAAGTGataacaggtgtttgcatggcactgttgtagccactgtctcaagatatttatgtgccagatgtgctaaagattcatatgcctttcatgcttcaacaacccttccagaggacatgcgtccatgcttgataacaatccaaagcagtgcggacggacgcatgttcattttcatcatctgagccagatgccaccagcagaaggttgattgtctcttttggtggtttgggttctgtagtttccgcatcggagtgttgctctttgaagacttctgaaaacatgctccacgcctcatccctctcagattttggttAAGCCTCTTCGCATCTCTTAACCgtacctctctgagccttagcacgcctgtctctcactgtgggtcccctcagggagtccacttgctctggacccccggggcctcaactcccagagggaataatgcaaccctgttGTCTAGATTGGAGCGACTCTCAGCCGAAACACTGCAgccatctttagaaatctcacattggtagcttttttgcgttttgtcaaatctgcagtgaaagtgttcttaaaacgaacacctatgtgctgggtcatcatctgagactgctataacatgaaatatacggcagaatgTTGGTAAAACACAGctggagacatacagttctcccgcaaggagctcagtcacaaatttaattaacgctttttttttttaacgagtgtcatcagcatagaagcacgtcctctggaatggtggccgaagtgtgaaggggcatacgaacgtttagcatgtctggcacgtaaataccttgcagtgatgcctgttctcactttcaggtgacattgtaaataagaagcaggaagcattatgtcccgtaaatgcaaacaaacttgtttgtcttagctattGGATGTACAGGAAGgaggactgagaggacttgtagactctaaagttttacatttttttttttagtgcagttatgtaacaaaaaaaaaatctacatttgtaagttgcactttcatgataaaaagattgcactacagtacttgtaggagggtaactgaaaaatgctatttctttgtttataatttttacggtgcaaatatttgtaataaaaataataatacaaagtgagcactgtacactttgtattctgtgttgtaactgaaatcaatatatttgaaaatgtaaaaaaaatccaaaaaaaataTAATACGTTTCAATAGGCATTCTATTGCTTaaaagtgcgattaattgcaattaatttcttttaatcacaattaatctttTGGGGtaaatcgtgtgagttaactgcgattaatcgacagccctacttcctagtaacatgaaggggcataggtCACTGCCAAAGACATGCAGAACTATCAGCGATATGAAACAGACAAGGTAATACATGGCTCAAGGCTCTGACTCCATTCTTTTATTAGGGTAAATCTTGCTCTGGTTGACACATGGATGCAAAGGCAGAGACATTGCTTGTTGGTGAATCCTGTGCAAAAGGAACTCTATAGGGACCAGAGCAGGATTCCTTGCAGTGACTGGAGAGATGCAGTGTGGGGCACATTTTGCTGCCCCTCTGAGCAGAAAGTATTCCCACTATATGCTTCCTTCCGACTACAGCATATATGCTAGCTGGCTTTCGGTTTCTACACACTCAACCACCAGTAGACAATGCCTCACCTGAAGACAGGATGTTGTAATGAATCAGCATGCTGCACATAACAGATCCAATCACGAGATAAATCACACACTCCTGCAGAGCTGAGACAAGGGCCAATTTACACTATTCCTTTCAATAATACCTCAGTGAAAGGATCATTCAGATGAGAGCGTTATATTGTCCATAAAAGATTTacactgaagcaggtctatttcCTTCAAGGTACAGTATCAGTTGGTGTTCAAACTGtatatattgtttcatattctatttttgtttgcaaattatttttaGCGCATGGAACAAAAGGTCAAGAACGATTTTATTGCTCACTTACATAACCTTAATTAGTAAAAACTCATCCTCTAATCACAGCCACAACCCACAACGCATAATTAGGTAGTTATATGTATATGCAGTAATTAGGCCATGCAATTATGGCAGTACATAATGACCTAAGTACAAGAGACTGTATAATTAGTACCATGAATGTAATTATGTAATAATGCATCTATTTACACAGTAAAACAAATAAGAGGCTATTCAGGAAAAGTAATAATTACAAGTCTCTGTCATGGATTAGTAGTGATTGAGGGAGAAGTGGGAAGAAATGGCTGATTTTCAGCATGGGAGAGAAgccagtccaaaaaaaaaaaaaaaaaggtggtggtggggaattctGATGCTTTTTTCTGCGGTGTTTTCTCCACAGAATGTGGACAAATTTCAACCAAATCTAGTTAACAGTGTGGTGTCCTGGAGATCAGTGTTAGAACCAGTAGTCAAGATATTTATTAATTATCTTGAGGACATAGTGAACAGTGGCTGGCAAAATTTGCCGCTGACACCTGAGAATATTAAGGGGAGTCCTCAATGATCCAGTAAAACAGTTTGGGGATGAACATTTAGCTGGTTAGAGGCCGGTATGGAAGAAGGGGAATGGAGAGAGAGCGTCACAGACAACGTCATACTAAGCCACCCAGGACTGTTGCCATCTGGCAGAAAGAAGGAGGGGTGCTGGGATTTCCACCATAGTAATGTCCTGACCCTGCCTGGAAGTCCAGACTTTTCCATCACGTGTGGAAAATGTGTAGCTCCATCACCTTCTTGCTGCTGGAAGGGAGAAAGAGCTTTCTCTTTTTCTACTTTCTTCAGAGCCCCTGGCTTCTATGAGTAGGGACAGTCTGTAAGTGGAGAGAGCTTTTGTTTGAACCTAACTACAGACAATGCTGTAGCGTTAAAGGTCTCCACACACTATTAACACAGACTTACACTTCTCAGGAGACATGATGATATTTACCGGCCCTGTGCACATGCCTCCTTGTTTTTTAAGGCAGATGTATCGGGGTAACCAGTGTCATTCCTACAGCACTGCAGAACTTTGGTAAAGTGCAATTATTAGCTTCTTAGGAAATCATTAGCATGTTTCCTCCTTTGTTGAATTCCTCATCTACAAAGTGTAAGTGTTTGGGAGCagttcatttaggaaaaaaaggTGGGAGTAGAGCTAGAGAGACCCATTGAATACATTGccagctctctctcttttgtttgaCTCAACAGAAAATGTGTAAGCAGACGGAGTGGGAGGCAATCCTTCCAACCCACAGAAACATTGCCCTTAAACAATGACATTTAAGGAAAATTAATTAGCACCATAATTGGCCATGAACTACATCACTATCGTTAATATATCTACCAGCTTGAAAGAGCTGAAACAACACAGTTTCACCATTGAGCATCTCTCTCGTGGCTGCTTCCTGGCCATATGTCAGGGCCTGTTCTCTACTGTCACCCTCCTTGACCTCTTGGCAACTTTAGACACTGTCAAACCCTCCTTATTTCTTGAAATTTTGTCCTTTATTGGCTTTTGTGGCTCTGTCTTCTCCATTTTCTTCCTGCCTCGCTGGTCTCTCTGTCAGTGTCTCCTTTGGTGGGTCATCCTCCTCCCCTCATCTACCTTCTCTGGGTGTCTCTTAAGGCTCTGTCCTGGGCCtccatctcttctccctctgtACAGCCACCCTCAGTACTCTTATCCGTAGGTATGGCTTTAACTGCCATTTTTATACGGATGACTCTCAAATCTACCGCTCTGCTGATCTCCCTTCACCTAATCTAGTTTCTTGGCCTGTCTTTGTAATACTTCTTTGTGCATGTCCAACCATCGTCATAAACTCAACAACGCCAAATTTGAGCTCTTGATCTCCCAaacccttccctctcccaccttccTCTATTGCCATGGATATGCCATCATCCCAGTCAGTCAGACCTGTAACCCGGGCAACATTTTCCACTCCAGGACTGTCACTGTGCCCACACATTAAGGCCATTTCTAAATCTTATGACTTTCTTATATGACATCTCCAAAATTTGGCCTTTCCTCTCTGTCCACACAACCACAACTTTCAGCCACATCCTCGCCATTTCACATCtggcttttcctcctcctccctgctggctTTGACTACTGCAAAGTTGCTTCAGTCAAGTctgttcaaaatgctgctgctactAAAGTCACCTGCTTGGCTCATTGCTCTGACCACATCAGCCTcatctttgaatccctccactggatTCCCCCCTTTACTTCCACATAAAATACAAGCTTCTCGCcttttccattccaggctcttTGGAACTTAGCTCCATCCTGCCCTGCTGATCTACTAACCTATTGCAATGTTGACCCTGCCTTCCCTCAGTCAACCTGCCCAGCCTTTACTGTCCACCAGTTAGTGTCTGCCTTAAACACtcccaggctctctcccatgcagAGTCAAACAGAACTCGTCTCTCCCAagtgccagtccagtgcctttACCACGCTCTACCTTATGCCATAGGTATAGGCATGACTTAAAGCAGTTGCCTAGGCTTCCAGAGCTtcagagtggtcagtttggatgagctattaccagcaggagagtgagtttgtgtgtgtatgggggtggggggatgagaaaatctggatttgtgctggaaatggcccaccttgattatcatgcacattgtagggagagtggtcactttggataagctattaccagcgggagagtgagtgtgtgtgtgtgtgtttttgggggtgtgtgtgtgagaaaacctggatttgtgctggaaatggcccaccttgattttcatacacattgtaaggagagtggtcactttggataagctattaccagcaggagagtgagtttgtgtgtgtggtttttggaggggggttggggggggtgagaaaacctggatttgtgctggaaatggcccaccttgattatcatacacattgtaaagagagtggtcactttggatgggctactaccagcaggagagtgagtttgtgtgtgtgtggggggggcggagggtgagaaaacctggatttgtgctggaaatggcccaacttgattatcatacacattgtaaggagagtgatcactttagataagctattatcagcaggagagtggggtgggaggaggtattgtttcatggtctctgtgtatataatgtcttctgcagtttccacagtatgcatccgatgaagtgagctgtagctcatgaaagcttatgctcaaataaattggttagtctctaaggtgccacaagtactccttttctttttgcgaatacagactaacacggctgttactctgaaaccagggataGTACTGTAAACA is part of the Caretta caretta isolate rCarCar2 chromosome 5, rCarCar1.hap1, whole genome shotgun sequence genome and harbors:
- the PALM2AKAP2 gene encoding PALM2-AKAP2 fusion protein isoform X4; the protein is MAEAELHKERLQAIAAKRKRQTEIEGKRQQLEDQILQLQHFKSKALREKWLLQGIPAGSAEEEEARRRQSEEDELKVKRLEDNIHRLEQEIETLESEESQISAKEQIILEKLKETEKSFEDFQKSFSHQDGDAVNYIYSQIPELPTLYSRTAEPVPGWDGSSRVPALYAMEINVEKDKQTGETKILSASPIGPEGTHQRGFKVYDDGTKVVYEVHSGSTVVENGVHKLSSKDVGELIQKAGQSSVRGEYEMTVSARNVIADGNLSHVKEQMLFKEAKLEMVHTPSKGNSGNPQHQAKISGDEVPEASMDQPVTMIFMGYQNIDDEEETKKVLGYDETIKAELVLIDEDDEKSLREKTVTDVSTMDGNAAELVSGRPVSDTTEPSSPEGKEESLPMEPVPGVKGMAVLPKDGRGSCSCESPETAVTGMKSSRIPEDDIRLRKDKDRNCAKFPEPVSVLAAKEEKMEIEVPVSEHKNITVVASTQPADNPTHFFSPVASHNGLEDRHESLDSEVAKEIRYLDEVLEANCCDSAADNPFNGTCSPEPSAIIVDASGPSVHVNSESVPNEKDIIIAGRQASPVTEPNETNVMAEKLKPNGHSSDGQKEELCGNLKMPASPSSSASSRRSSKDGELTLTTIKKEAKFELRAFQEEKKPSKLFDDDNEKEKYSVRKVRPSEEIIELEKERRELIKSQAVKKNPGIAAKWWNPPQEKTLEEQLDEEHLESHKKYKERKERQQQQGTTPTSPKQVAYSFVPPEPGCVKKEDIVTEQIDFSAARKQFQLMENSGQANSQIAPKRSGAPRMFSVKPFYKPIGPSQVDRPTVSMTRPASVPLENNDITIVKAQKVSCVSEGHPRNIQSSPTDPVRELSYSDTSKTGQTTKLWADDSEFMSARAVFMVVKDDDPGILDQFSRSVNVSSPPEELDSGLDELSVRSQDTTVLETLSNDFSMDNISDSGASNETMNPLQENSLADFSLPQTPQTDTPSECRVGVSKSFSDHGFYSPSSTLLDSMLVDDQLDYHAGLLVQNAIQQAIAEQADKTGSKPATDKAEQKNSVKDQEEVSTAPCCEKEQSTTFEPPQVSSPVQEKKDTIPKTSRNEDSGLREGKTSQQSSVSPTSQPFIVEENRQEVSYFSKYSEAAELRSTASILATQEPEVTMGPFKLRSRKQRTLSMIEEEIRAAQEREEELKRQRQGLQMAQSPIAKSAPPLPTRTVAYKTAPGP
- the PALM2AKAP2 gene encoding A-kinase anchor protein 2 isoform X3 — translated: MAEAELHKERLQAIAAKRKRQTEIEGKRQQLEDQILQLQHFKSKALREKWLLQGIPAGSAEEEEARRRQSEEDELKVKRLEDNIHRLEQEIETLESEESQISAKEQIILEKLKETEKSFEDFQKSFSHQDGDAVNYIYSQIPELPTLYSRTAEPVPGWDGSSRVPALYAMEINVEKDKQTGETKILSASPIGPEGTHQRGFKVYDDGTKVVYEVHSGSTVVENGVHKLSSKDVGELIQKAGQSSVRGEYEMTVSARNVIADGNLSHVKEQMLFKEAKLEMVHTPSKGNSGNPQHQAKISGDEVPEASMDQPVTMIFMGYQNIDDEEETKKVLGYDETIKAELVLIDEDDEKSLREKTVTDVSTMDGNAAELVSGRPVSDTTEPSSPEGKEESLPMEPVPGVKGMAVLPKDGRGSCSCESPETAVTGMKSSRIPEDDIRLRKDKDRNCAKFPEPVSVLAAKEEKMEIEVPVSEHKNITVVASTQPADNPTHFFSPVASHNGLEDRHESLDSEVAKEIRYLDEVLEANCCDSAADNPFNGTCSPEPSAIIVDASGPSVHVNSESVPNEKDIIIAGRQASPVTEPNETNVMAEKLKPNGHSSDGQKEELCGNLKMPASPSSSASSRRSSKDGELTLTTIKKEAKFELRAFQEEKKPSKLFDDDNEKEKYSVRKVRPSEEIIELEKERRELIKSQAVKKNPGIAAKWWNPPQEKTLEEQLDEEHLESHKKYKERKERQQQQGTTPTSPKQVAYSFVPPEPGCVKKEDIVTEQIDFSAARKQFQLMENSGQANSQIAPKRSGAPRMFSVKPFYKPIGPSQVDRPTVSMTRPASVPLENNDITIVKAQKVSCVSEGHPRNIQSSPTDPVRELSYSDTSKTGQTTKLWADDSEFMSARAVFMVVKDDDPGILDQFSRSVNVSSPPEELDSGLDELSVRSQDTTVLETLSNDFSMDNISDSGASNETMNPLQENSLADFSLPQTPQTDTPSECRVGVSKSFSDHGFYSPSSTLLDSMLVDDQLDYHAGLLVQNAIQQAIAEQADKTGSKPATDKAEQKNSVKDQEEVSTAPCCEKEQSTTFEPPQVSSPVQEKKDTIPKTSRNEDSGLREGKTSQQSSVSPTSQPFIVEENRQEVSYFSKYSEAAELRSTASILATQEPEVTMGPFKLRSRKQRTLSMIEEEIRAAQEREEELKRQRQGLQMAQSPIAKSAPPLPTRTVAYKTAPGKIEKIRPPPSPTTEGPLSQSDLLPDEAAGSQRPKNLMQTLMEDYETHKTKRRERMDDSSVLEATRVNRRKSALALRWEAGIYANQEENE